A stretch of the Streptomyces sp. NBC_00078 genome encodes the following:
- a CDS encoding ATP-binding protein, which translates to MITHPNRHCTVELQALPSRIGQVRRIVSAQLRYWHMDSLIDRAALGVTELLTNVHLHAQPDKLCTVEIELLLDRLTVSVHDHDPRLPEVREVEPGATTGRGLAMVAAVSESWGVRPDGESGKVVWFTLPTAPAPVAAPARLPRRTAEKPAHRFAEVEQAVDGRRPAHAPARSAVAG; encoded by the coding sequence GTGATCACTCACCCAAACAGACACTGCACGGTAGAGCTGCAAGCCCTGCCGTCGCGGATCGGCCAGGTCCGCAGAATCGTCTCTGCGCAGTTGCGCTACTGGCATATGGACTCCCTCATCGACCGTGCCGCGCTCGGTGTGACGGAGTTGCTGACCAACGTCCATCTGCACGCCCAGCCCGACAAGCTGTGCACCGTGGAGATAGAACTGTTGCTGGACCGGCTCACGGTTTCCGTGCACGATCACGACCCCCGGCTGCCCGAGGTGCGGGAGGTGGAGCCGGGCGCCACCACCGGGCGCGGACTCGCCATGGTGGCCGCGGTGAGCGAGAGCTGGGGGGTGCGCCCGGACGGCGAGTCGGGCAAGGTCGTCTGGTTCACGCTGCCCACCGCCCCGGCTCCGGTCGCGGCGCCGGCCCGCCTTCCGCGTCGTACGGCCGAGAAGCCGGCGCACCGGTTCGCGGAGGTCGAGCAGGCGGTCGACGGCCGCAGGCCCGCACACGCTCCCGCCCGGTCGGCCGTTGCCGGCTGA